A genomic segment from Pseudosulfitobacter sp. DSM 107133 encodes:
- a CDS encoding glutathione S-transferase yields the protein MTYDLYIGDRTFSSWSLRGWLMLEKFGLPFRTHLVGLYGGTMAADMAHLAPAKLVPALQLPDGTVVGESMAIAETLAERHPDAGLWPADPAARATARMLCAEMAAGFGALRNQCPMQLQHVNTGFQPSEATRADLARIETLWTHARSFASDGPWLFGAYSLADAFYAPVCARIIGYDLPVSEAARAYCATTLSDPAFKAWRAEGLKTTYDPFPYDMGTPIANWP from the coding sequence ATGACATATGATCTTTATATCGGTGACCGCACTTTTTCGAGCTGGTCCTTACGCGGTTGGCTCATGCTCGAGAAATTCGGCCTGCCCTTCCGCACGCACCTTGTTGGCCTTTATGGCGGCACAATGGCCGCTGATATGGCGCATCTGGCCCCCGCAAAACTGGTGCCCGCCCTGCAACTGCCCGACGGCACGGTGGTGGGCGAAAGCATGGCGATTGCCGAGACACTGGCCGAGCGTCACCCCGACGCAGGCCTGTGGCCCGCCGATCCCGCCGCACGCGCCACCGCACGGATGCTTTGCGCCGAAATGGCCGCAGGCTTTGGTGCATTGCGCAACCAGTGCCCGATGCAACTGCAACACGTCAACACGGGCTTTCAACCCTCCGAGGCGACCCGCGCCGATCTGGCCCGCATCGAAACACTGTGGACCCACGCGCGCAGCTTTGCCTCAGACGGTCCGTGGCTGTTCGGGGCCTACAGCCTGGCCGATGCCTTTTACGCGCCGGTCTGCGCCCGCATCATCGGCTATGATCTGCCCGTGTCCGAGGCCGCCCGCGCCTATTGCGCGACAACCCTTTCCGATCCTGCGTTCAAGGCCTGGCGCGCGGAGGGGCTGAAGACCACATATGATCCCTTCCCCTATGATATGGGCACACCGATCGCAAACTGGCCCTGA
- a CDS encoding histidine phosphatase family protein, giving the protein MTTWHWVRHGPTHQKTFVGWRDVPADLSDSAQIARIQAFLPEDALVISSDLIRAHATADAIAGGRTRLRSDPMLREFHFGAWDNWHFARVSDAYPDLSRAYWEDPGDILPPGGESWNMAAARVATAVRRISAQHPAQHIIAVAHIGVILTQVQAAMGWTPKQALSHKIDNLSVTRIDGPDAANPVPLLNHLP; this is encoded by the coding sequence ATGACCACATGGCACTGGGTACGGCACGGCCCGACCCATCAGAAAACATTTGTCGGCTGGCGCGACGTGCCCGCCGATCTGTCCGACAGCGCGCAGATTGCGCGGATACAGGCGTTTTTGCCTGAAGACGCGCTGGTCATCTCGTCCGACCTGATCCGCGCGCATGCCACGGCCGATGCGATTGCGGGCGGTCGCACCCGCCTGCGTTCGGACCCGATGCTGCGCGAATTCCACTTTGGCGCATGGGACAACTGGCATTTCGCCCGCGTCAGCGATGCCTACCCCGACCTCAGCCGCGCCTATTGGGAAGACCCCGGCGACATTCTCCCCCCCGGCGGTGAAAGCTGGAACATGGCCGCCGCCCGCGTCGCCACCGCCGTGCGCCGGATCAGCGCGCAACATCCCGCACAGCACATCATTGCCGTGGCCCACATCGGCGTGATCCTGACGCAGGTTCAGGCGGCGATGGGCTGGACGCCCAAACAGGCGCTGTCCCACAAGATCGACAACCTGTCGGTGACCCGTATCGACGGGCCAGATGCGGCAAACCCTGTCCCGCTGCTTAATCACCTTCCGTGA
- the cobU gene encoding bifunctional adenosylcobinamide kinase/adenosylcobinamide-phosphate guanylyltransferase, with amino-acid sequence MLPSTTFVLGGAASGKSVFAENVIVNSGLTPVYLATARIWDAEIKSRVQIHRDRRTSAWINCEATHDLAPVLSERRAGEAVLIDCATMWLTNHFMDGADLQLAQTALLQALADCAVPVVMVSNEVGQGIVPADAETRAFREAQGRLNIALAAQADTAVQVIAGLPNILKGTL; translated from the coding sequence ATGTTGCCTTCGACAACTTTCGTTTTAGGTGGGGCTGCTTCGGGCAAATCCGTCTTTGCAGAAAACGTAATAGTTAACAGCGGCTTAACTCCTGTCTACCTGGCCACGGCCCGCATATGGGACGCCGAAATAAAGTCGCGTGTGCAAATCCACCGTGACCGGCGCACTTCCGCTTGGATCAATTGCGAAGCCACCCACGATCTGGCCCCTGTCCTGTCCGAGCGCCGCGCGGGCGAGGCCGTTTTGATCGATTGTGCAACCATGTGGCTGACGAACCATTTTATGGATGGCGCCGATCTGCAACTTGCGCAAACGGCCTTGCTGCAAGCGCTTGCAGATTGCGCTGTACCTGTCGTCATGGTTTCCAACGAAGTGGGCCAGGGCATTGTCCCCGCCGATGCCGAAACCCGCGCCTTTCGCGAGGCCCAGGGGCGGCTGAACATCGCGCTGGCCGCACAGGCCGACACCGCAGTTCAAGTCATAGCGGGCCTGCCCAACATCCTGAAAGGCACCCTATGA
- a CDS encoding RNA polymerase factor sigma-32 gives MALDNARDVSLSRTAMKAELLDAETELKLAYAWRDERDEAALHRLITAYMRLAISMASKFKRYGAPMNDLIQEAGLGLMKAADKFDPDRGVRFSTYAVWWIKASIQDYVMRNWSMVRTGSTSSQKSLFFNMRRVQARLERESAAAGETLDRHQLRQMISTEIGVPLRDVEMMEGRLGGSDYSLNATQSSEDEGREWIDALEDDGAQAAELVENEHDTAQLREWLLMAMNALNERERFIVRERKLRDEVRTLESLGQELSLSKERVRQLEAAAFAKMRKSLETQSREVHHFLL, from the coding sequence ATGGCACTGGACAACGCAAGGGATGTTTCACTGTCCCGCACCGCGATGAAGGCCGAATTACTGGACGCGGAAACCGAATTGAAGCTGGCCTATGCGTGGCGCGACGAACGTGACGAGGCAGCGCTGCACCGGCTGATTACGGCCTATATGCGGCTGGCCATTTCGATGGCATCAAAGTTCAAACGCTACGGCGCGCCGATGAACGACCTGATCCAGGAAGCGGGTCTGGGCCTGATGAAAGCCGCTGACAAATTCGACCCGGATCGTGGGGTGCGGTTTTCGACTTATGCGGTCTGGTGGATCAAGGCGTCGATTCAGGATTACGTCATGCGTAACTGGTCGATGGTGCGCACGGGCTCGACCTCTTCCCAGAAATCCCTGTTCTTCAATATGCGCCGCGTTCAGGCGCGGCTGGAGCGTGAAAGCGCCGCGGCGGGGGAAACGCTGGACCGGCACCAGTTGCGGCAGATGATTTCGACCGAGATCGGCGTGCCGCTGCGGGACGTGGAAATGATGGAGGGGCGTTTGGGTGGATCGGACTATTCGCTGAACGCCACGCAATCGTCCGAGGACGAAGGGCGCGAATGGATTGACGCGCTGGAAGATGATGGCGCGCAAGCCGCCGAGCTGGTCGAAAACGAACATGATACGGCGCAGTTGCGCGAATGGTTGCTGATGGCGATGAATGCGCTGAACGAGCGTGAACGGTTCATCGTGCGCGAACGAAAGTTGCGCGATGAGGTGCGCACACTGGAAAGTCTGGGGCAGGAACTGTCGCTGAGCAAAGAGCGGGTGCGTCAGCTGGAAGCCGCCGCTTTTGCCAAGATGCGGAAATCGCTGGAGACACAGAGCCGGGAAGTGCATCACTTCCTCTTATGA